The Bacillota bacterium genome has a window encoding:
- a CDS encoding helicase-related protein — protein sequence ECVNGTVPRARRTEILDLMREGSVRCLTATKLADEGLDVPELAAVILATPTRDSNRTRQRVGRIMRPSPDKQPPVVYDLVDAWVPSLASQARTRFFECYLEVAHSPALPDWLKTKRHPTTREPCGE from the coding sequence GGAGTGCGTCAACGGAACCGTGCCCAGGGCCAGGCGCACAGAGATTCTGGACCTGATGCGAGAAGGCAGCGTGCGTTGCCTGACCGCCACGAAGCTGGCGGATGAGGGATTGGACGTTCCTGAGCTTGCCGCGGTCATTCTGGCCACACCCACCCGGGACAGCAACAGGACCAGGCAAAGAGTCGGCCGAATCATGCGCCCGTCTCCAGACAAGCAGCCGCCCGTGGTGTATGACCTAGTGGACGCGTGGGTGCCGTCTTTGGCGTCACAGGCCCGCACAAGGTTCTTCGAGTGCTATCTGGAGGTTGCACACTCGCCGGCATTGCCGGACTGGCTCAAGACGAAACGGCATCCTACGACCCGGGAACCATGTGGAGAATGA